The following are encoded together in the bacterium genome:
- a CDS encoding Hsp20/alpha crystallin family protein, producing the protein MIISGELKPDGPGQMDDIFEILVTSYSRATRPLGLDEDLSWRPATDAYTTDAEFIVQIDLAGMDPTGIEVLTDGDSLTIRGARSDIAPAGKKHYFKMEINVGPFARRLMIPVPVIAKSAVARYRNGFLYVTFRKGDRREKGRRRIDVDGGDK; encoded by the coding sequence ATGATCATCAGCGGAGAGCTCAAACCGGATGGTCCAGGTCAGATGGACGACATATTCGAGATACTTGTGACCTCCTATTCGCGGGCCACGCGTCCGCTCGGTCTGGATGAAGATCTCTCATGGCGCCCGGCGACAGACGCCTATACGACGGACGCTGAGTTCATCGTCCAGATCGATCTGGCCGGCATGGATCCGACCGGCATCGAGGTGTTGACGGACGGCGACAGCTTGACGATACGCGGCGCCCGCAGCGACATCGCGCCGGCGGGGAAGAAGCATTACTTCAAGATGGAGATAAATGTCGGCCCGTTCGCGAGACGTCTGATGATACCCGTGCCGGTGATCGCAAAGAGTGCTGTGGCGCGCTACCGCAATGGGTTCCTCTACGTCACGTTCCGCAAGGGAGATCGTCGGGAAAAGGGCCGTAGGCGCATCGACGTCGACGGCGGGGACAAGTAA
- a CDS encoding histidine triad nucleotide-binding protein, which yields MSECLFCKLVSGAIPSDKVYEDGDFLAFRDISPQAPTHVLLIPKRHIPALTELRRDDADLAGALMLTAAKLSSQLGLDSGGYRWVVNCGENGCQSVPHVHLHILGGRMLGWPPG from the coding sequence ATGTCAGAGTGTCTCTTCTGCAAGCTCGTCTCCGGCGCCATCCCCAGCGACAAGGTGTACGAAGACGGAGATTTCCTGGCTTTCCGGGACATCTCGCCCCAGGCGCCGACGCATGTCCTGTTGATTCCCAAGCGGCATATCCCGGCGCTGACGGAACTGCGTCGCGATGACGCCGATCTGGCCGGAGCGCTCATGCTCACGGCCGCCAAGCTATCCAGTCAGCTGGGTCTGGATTCCGGGGGTTACCGCTGGGTCGTCAACTGCGGCGAGAACGGCTGCCAGTCCGTCCCGCACGTGCATCTACACATCCTGGGAGGGCGTATGCTCGGATGGCCGCCAGGTTGA